Below is a genomic region from Zea mays cultivar B73 chromosome 9, Zm-B73-REFERENCE-NAM-5.0, whole genome shotgun sequence.
GGGCATGCCAGCAAGCTCCACACGCTGGTCGGCCCACATGCAGCAGCCAACCCACATGTGTCCGGTTGGTTTTAATCCGTACCGGCTTCTACTAATTTTATAGTGTTTTATCTTTATGGATGATTATGACAGACATATATTGACAAGAAGGAACATTAGAGATTGATTTTGCAATTTTGCTTCTAGCAAAACTATCTTTCCTGTGTCTTAAATAACAATGTCAGGCAACCCCGGCCCTCACAGATGGGTTTAAAACCAAATCTCTTAATAATGGTTAAAAAATAAGGGATGATAAAACTTCTTGGAGAAAATATACTAACAACATAAAGGAAAAAAACTTCTCAGACTTACTATTGGGGATGGACATAAACTAACGATGTAAAGCTTCTTGGAAGAAAAAGAAACCCATTATAAAAATGCTAAAAAAGGACGAATAATGAACTAAAAAACTTTAAGTTAACAATGGTAGAACTGTCAAAGCGTTCAGGAGAAGTAGGAGAGAGTGTACAAGAAAGTATGAAACTGAACCTTATTAGCTTATCACCAGCTGCTGGAGAATCGACAGAGAAAAGAACACATCTTGATCGGTGCTGCATGCATGTGGAAGATTTATATTTGTCTAGGCAGCACGCATGCATCTGCACAGGATGACCAAGTTGACGGCACCGGCCATGCTTTGCTGCTCTGCTGGCCTCTCTCTGCAGTTTCCCACAGCTTTATTGAACTGCATGCACCTGCTGATGCGGGTGGAGGAGTTGAAGCTGCCGCTCCTCTGAGAGATGCAGTTCAAGAAAGCTGTggaagatcacaaagaaggcCATCTGATTACTGCAGGAGGAGGAAGGaaggaggaagaaggagaaggaaCACTGCTTGCTGCCTGCTGCCATCGTCTTTGGCACTCAGTAACAGCAAGTTGGGTGGGTGGCGGAGGAAGCGGGGGAGAGCAAGGGCTATTTATACAGAAAGGAAGGAAGAAGGAAAGAAGTATGGCCTGTGCGAGAAGAGGGGGGGAGATGGCAGCGCCGGGTTTGGTTGGTGTGGGACTGGGAGGGAGGCTAAGCAGGTCCCCAATCCCAAGAAGAATATAGAACCTGAACACTACTCCAAGCCACAGGCCAAAGCCAAgaaagctctctctctctctctggacCCGACCCATCATCTGGCTTTTTGGGCAGATCGATTCAAGGAGCTTTGTTCATGTGAGGGGAGACAAAGGGCCAGTTCTTTAATCCACACTTGGATCAAATATACACACACACCCAGTGTGCGTGCGTGCACAGGACAACTGACCGGTGCTTGATCGGCTTCCTTTGTGGCTAGCACGGTGGGCTTCGCGGTGTTTCACGCACGAAAACATGCCTGTTAATGCGGCTACGATCGACGGACGACGACGCTAAAGGCAAGCAGAGGCAGCGGGAAAGACCGGAGCTTTCTCTCTTGGGTCGGCTCAGTGAGTGGGATACAGTTCACCTGCATCCAGTGACCGGTCGATTGGACAGCGTTTCCACGAGCAATTCTAAAGCGAGGGATTTGCATGGGGCCGTGGTCGATCCCCCTGCtgaccgcgcgcgcgcccgcgcaaaAGGTGTCACGGATTGGCGCCTCGCGTCGCTTGCCTTGTTTGTTTCCGGCAGAGAGAGAGATCAGCGGGTGGGGTACGTGTGTGCGTGGCCTGAACGCGCGCTCAGCTTGTTTCCCGCGAAAGGTCCGAGGCCCGGCCGGCCGCCATGGACGGGCACCCCGGTCGCCCGCCCGCTGCCGGCCATGTTCGTTCTCGAGGCCTCAAAAGgagcacgcgcgcgcgcgcccctCTTCCTTTCCTTGACAGTTGCATCCACCACGCACGGCACCATCTATCTATCTCCATTCTCCAACGCGTACGATGGATCGCCCGCCACTGCCGATGGGATCTCAGGATCCACGGCTTCGGTCGCTCCAAGGTGAGCAGGCACCGCGCCACGCCTGCTGACTTGCTGGGACGGAGGACGCTCGGGGGTGCCGCCCGGGCCCGTCAAATTTGGCCGATCCATTAGTCTTACGGCCTCGATCAGAGCGGCGAGCTCGATGCGCTGCGCATGCTGCCCTTCCCTCTGATCATCCTTCGTTTCTCCTCGCGTGTCCTGGTCCTGGCATGCGTGCCATGCGATGCGCGTGTCCTCCGGGTTCGAGGCCGGCCGGCCGGTGGCAGAACGGTGTCAGAGAGCCCGCCCGGGAAGGCGGCGCGCGGACCGCGGCTGCCCTCgctcgcgctcgcgcgcccgggtCAGGCGCCGGCCTGCGCGCTGACGCCGCCTCTGGCCGCAAGCCGGTGTAGTACTCCTACGTCGTCTATGGCAgagcgcgcgcgcgagagatagagagagagagagaggcactGAGGCAGGCAGGCCGGCTGGCTGGCCTTCTTTTCGTCGTCGGTCAGGTGGCCTGTCTCTCTTGTCAGCTTTGACGTTGTTTGGAAGCAAGTTAAGCTGTCAGAGAAGCAGGACCATGTCGATCCACGGGACCGCAGCGGCTGCCACCGCTCGTGCGTGCATGGCCACTGACACAGCGTGTACTTCAATAATGCAGCGGCGTACGTACTCTTGCTTATTAATCCAATCAGTGGACGGAGCTTCAGTCTCACCCCCCACGCTTAATTAGCTGAAATAAAGTACCGTGGTTTGACCCTGTTTTGACCCGCTATACGGATCTCTGTTCTTGTATATTATAGCTGACAGCTGTTTTAAACCTTAGCAGTATTTGTTTAAAATATTTAGCCAAACAAAATACAAGAATATGTTATTACATCTGTTATTAAAAAAATCAGGTCTTCAAAATGCAAAAAAGGTTCATGtatctctccccccccccccttttttgcTTGCTCTGACGTGTCACTTGTGTCTATTTGCAATGCGCAAAATTCGAACACCTAGTGGCATTGTAGATAATATTGTTTCACACTTTAGGGATGAGATATGGGAGCCGTTGGATACTAGCCTAAGAGACTTGCACTTAGAACTAAAAAATGCATGGCTAGTTATTGTACAAAATGAAGAATATATATAAATACTAAAAATCTAATAGGAAATAGTGTTATTCCTCAACCTTTCACGTTTCAACTTCCATTTCATCCTACCAAACGGAGCCTTGTTCTTTTCTAATACGCTGGGTCTTGTACTCTTGTGAGTTTGATCGGAGCTTCGAAGTACAGCCCTGGGCCACGTTTTGGTCACATAGCGCTGCGGCGGCCCCTGCCTTGCGACCAGGAGGCAGCTCAACCATGACCACGCGTGGAGTACGAGCGCCAGGTCCACATCCACGCACACGAGATGGCCGCGCGATGACCCGCGCCGGTGAAGCTGGGCACGGCGCGCAATCATCCAAGGGCTCTCCCCGGCAACGTGATCCGGCAGCAGAACGGGGATTTCGTCCGCGTCCGGCGCGAGGGGAGGCAGCAGGTCAGCGGGGGAGATGGACGAGAAGACGCGCGTGGAGCAGGGGATCATCTGGGTGGGGTGGGTGGGGGAGCAGGCCGACGCTGACCCGCCCCGCCCGTGCACCCAATCTTGGACGCTTGCGCGGTCGGATCCCACCGGCACCGGCAGCGCGCGAGAGGCGAGACAGACCACCGCCCCCGCTCCCGCTTCCGCTTGGCTCCGCCGCGCCGCGCCGCTCCTGCCTGCGCTGGCGGTCGGAGGCATGGGCGGGCACGGGCGCCTGTCCTCCCAACGGGGGCAGGCAGATGGTCTCCCGAGATCGTGTCTGCGGTGCGGTGCGGTGCGGCCCGGACATGCCGTATGCCCGCAGCCGGTTTCAAGCACGGGGCCACCGGACAATCTGCTCTACTGTGCTGGCCCACCTCCGTTCGACGAAGCCCGTAGTCGGTGGTGTTTCCACTGGATCCAGATATTCCAGGCCGTTCCAGCCAGATTACATTTCTTTTTTGAGGCCTCGGCCCATCATATATTTATAAGCACAAAAGGGAGCCTCTACCAGAATTCGGAAGGAACGACAGCCAGGCCCAATACACTAGCAGCCACGCTCTTCGGCCCAGCACGGCCATCGGACCATGTCAAAGCTGACAGCAATCTCAATTGCGCGCATCCGCACACAGCAGCTGAAACGCCCagttttttttttctaaaaaaaaaaCTTGAAGCGCCCAGGATTGGCAGATCAATATCGATGCTGCAGTTTCAGAATAGGAAGGCAATAGAGGAGCAGCAACCGCCATCATCAGAGATGGTTCAGCAGTGTGATAGACTCTCCCTAAACCCTAATCTCTAAATCcaaaaaaaatttaaaattgAAGTGGAGCATTTAcataaaaataaatttaaaattatAGGAGACATATGAACAATACTAAACTGTAGAGGTTACTTTATCTTAAGCAAAAGTTCGAGAAAGATATATTAAAAATGAGACATATCCTTTTTTTTATAGCTAATTCAACAACTTGTCCTCGGTACTATTGAGAAGCGCCGTATGATATTAGACTTGACTGACTGTTTTCTCACATTCTATCTAGAGACCACTTAACGGCGCACGACAACAATAGACCGCAAGTTAGATAAAAAAAAAGTATGaagatttttttttttttttttttgcaaaagagAGGATTGTGGAAATCAGGAAAACTGGTGTTTCGTGTGTTTAGTTCAGCTTTCCGAAACAGATTTGCTGTCAAAAAATTGAAATATAAAAAATGTACAGGTTCCTCAATTCAAAATCACATACTCGGTTGCAAAAACACAACAGCCGCTGTTCGCAATGCTGCACTAACAAACATGGGAGACTCGCAAGAAAATGGAACCCTACCAGGTTACAAACCAAGGTACGATTGGAGGCAGGGGAATGGAATACAGATCGTTTGGAGACTCAAATCGTCTTCGAGAATCGGGATTGAGCAAAGCTTGAACCTCACTTTACACAAGGCTTACATTTCCAATTATCGTTCACACCGCAAATTATCATTCTACAGTGTCAAAACAAGGATAGAACAAGCACCTTCAATCAAATAGCAGGCTCGGCTCCGCTCCCACAAACTACCCGAACCTAGTACAGATCTTATCAGCAAGCTGGTTTCAAAGTGGGCTAACCATTCAAATTTATAACTGGACCATAATGCCAGCAATAACGAGTGAAAAAACAGCAGGTTCCTTAATCAAGCGAGGAACGCCGAACCAAACAAACAAATTAGGCAAATCTAGTCAATGTCATGTAGCCAATCGACGAATGATTTAACCCACCTATTTGCATAACATTTCACAAAGAATGCAAAAAGGGGCAAGAAGTCATTGCCACGTATCATCATATCTCAAAAATTCATCCTCGATTAATAAGGAGGTTGACATATAATCTCAAGCTCTCATCTCACCGCACGAAACTGAGACTGGAACAACAACAAAAAAAGATCTTCTTCTGCTTGCACAACGAAAACTACTACCAGGAAGAGCAAGAGCATAGGCATAGGCATGCGAGCCCAACGGCGTCGCGCCTACTTCTCGGACGAGTTGGGCCCGCGCTTCTTGCCGAAGCCGACGACGGCGGTGACGAAGCGGCGGTTGTACTGCATCCTCTTGTACGCGCGGCCGCGGGGCTTCTTCTTCTTGTCCTGCTTCGCCACCTTGGGCGTCTGCCCGCGGACCTTCCCGGCGCGGGCCAGCGATCCGTGCACCTTACCTGCGCATAGACACGGGACGCGACTCACCTTGATCAGCGCGTGAGTACAGGAGGGAGCAGCGAAAGGTGAGGAAGAATGAGAGCTGGCGGTGGGTTACCCATGGCTGCGAAGTGGCGGCTGCGGCGACGGAAGCGAGTGCGGGGAGGCTGAGAGATGCGTCGGTGTCGGCGGCGGCGTCGGCGGCGGCTGTAAAAGGAAACCCTAGGTGGTGAGGGGGATGGCTTAATACGCGTGAGGGTTTTTTGCGTGCGGGCCGATTGGGCTTCAGGAAGGGTCTGTCGTGGCCCGTGGGGGACAAGATTGACGGGCTTTGTCACACTGGCCTCATGTTACCGTTCCAACCTATCTTTACAACGCTCTCGCTCTCGGTGGATCACGAGTGAGAATTGAGATTCACGGATTAATGAAAGAAAACGATGGAGAACAGAGGCCACGGAAACCATGTTTGGCGGAGACTTTTGCCATTGTAAAACGCGACAAGTTCGGCTTCAACGAAATAGAGGCGTAGACGAGGTCTTGGATGATTTAGAGATTCACACAACGCACATACGCCGATATGGACTTGAGCTCTCTCTTAGACGCGTTCGACAGTGATTAATCCTCCACCGTGAGGATCAGTCAGGGCAGCCACCGTTCCCGTCTTCAGCGCCGTTACTGCTCGGGTCGCAGTTCCACCGCTACCGCCCTGCCCCGCCGACGCCGACACCGAGCACCCCTTCCAGCCGGACGAAGAAGAGGACGCAGTCAAACAACACCTTCTCGATTCTCCGCTCGAGGCCGCCTTCCTGCACCTCACCCTCCTCCGTCTCGACGCCAACCTTTGCGACGAAGTGGTCCGCCGCGGCTCccacctcctcttcttccacgGGGGCGGCGCGAACGGTACCGCCACTCCCCCTGTGCAGACGCTGCTGCTAGCGACAGCGGGCCGCAGCAGGAGAACCTGAGCGTGCCGGATTCGTCCGTGCCAAATGCGAAGAGAGCGAGGCGGAGGATGACCAAATTGGCCGTCGCGGTCGCTGCCGGGTCTGTCCTCGCCGCGCTTCTTGTCTACGCCATGATTGCGATGAAGAGGCTGGACGCCGCCGAGATTGGCCCAGCAGCACGGGAAGCAGAGGCGTTCGAGCAGAACATGGATGTTGTTGGCCGACTGCGCCATCCGAACCTTGTACCACTCCGAGCATTCTTCCAGGCAAAGGAGGAGCGGCTGCTTGTGTATGATGGTCGCCGAATGAGCTTCTGCTGCAGCTACgacagctgctcgcgcggcgtcgTACGAGTCAGCTACTCGCGCGGCGCTGGAGCTCCGGGCGCGGGCTCTCCTCGCGCAACCGTGACGTCGCCGACATGCTCTGCGACTACATCCCCAGCTACTGCGCCAAGTCGTGCTCGGCCGACGACGCCACCACCGCCTcgtcctcctcatcctgctcgtcTGGCTCCGTTCAGCTCACGCGGCATTGGGCGGCCTTCTTTCATTACATCCACCACCGATTCAACGCGGTGTCCAGATCGAATCTAGACTCCACTAATTTTATGGGCACGGAAGAGCCACGTGGAGTAGAGTCCCGTCAGAACTTCTCGAACAGGCACAAGAGGTGTTCTGTTCCGGAAATTATCGACCGATGGCTCACGCACTAGCAGCAGCAGCTCGGAACCGAAATCTAAATAAAAGTCCTGCCCACGCTCTTCGCCGACTTCGACGCTGCGCCGCACTTCTCCTGCGTCGTCACGGAGTTCTGCCCCGGCGGGGACCTCCACTCGCTCCGCCACCACATGCCCAACCGCCGCTTCTTGCCCCCGTCGAACCTGCTGGCGCCCGCCAATACAAGGGCGGAGTCCGTGTCGCAGCTGCTGCCGCACGTGAagctcctccgccgccgccgcggtgGCGGCGCTGGACGCCGGCCTCCCCGGCGAGGCCGTGCGCCATTTCAACAAGGTGCTCGACACGCGCCGCAGCGTGCTGTCGCACCCCTTCGCCACGGCCTGCCTCGACGAGCTGTCCATCATGATGCCATTGGAGAGGAAGAAGAGAGAAGGAGAGAGCTCACCGGAGATAGGAGTGGCGGCTACAGCACTGACGGCCATGCAGACGGAAACCGTGCCCCTGCAGACTGATTCGGACGGAGGAGGCTTAATAGTTGTCCTCAGCGTCTATAAGAGATTACGACTAGCGAGCGGCTGCTCTGTCTGTAAACCCTGAGTGTACCAGTGTATTTCCGGCGCCACCACCGAAGATCCACTTCCTGAGCCCGGGGAGCGGGATGAGAACCGATTTTCACCTCGGGTTCCCGGTGGAAGTAGCAATATATCCTGGGCTCGTACTGTCAGACTGATACAGCCGTCGGACCCAGGCCAGCCAGAACCAGAGGCCACGACCGACGTTGGAAACGAACGGCTCTCGCCTACTTCTTCatttgagtgcgaagctgccggcATCTGATCCTTGCTTTTAGAACAAAGCGGAACAAACCCCCTGAAAATGGCAAAGGTGCAGGGTTCGTTGTTGTTGTGTGTGGGTGGGGGTGAGTCAGAAAATATAAACGGTTCCGCTTACATAACTTTTACTTTTCTACATGGTATATATATTCATGCTTTTAGAAAACTTATAATTTAAAAGAAAAGGTAGCATCatatactctctctctctctctctctctctctatatatatatatatataacaaataTACATGTTATATCTGCATACATGTTTTTATTATGCATCTAAAAATACGATGTTTAAATTTGAAACACTGTCCAGGGAACTCAATAATAACAACACATATATCGAAGTGAATACAAACTAGCCCTTTCATGTGTTCCACAGTACAAACAGGCTTTAGGAATTTGGTCCAAAACTATTTGTATTCCGGAGTCTGAAACTAACAGCGCAAACACACATTactctgatcatatgtatgttcAGAGACAGCATTGGTCCACAGCACTACACTACGCTTCAAATTCTAAACTATTTACACGGCAGATTCGCTGGCGTCGAGTCCCACCGAACCATCATTCGCCATGAACTAAGAGCAGGCAGATATATTCCCTGAACCGCGCATCAGAACCTTCAGCCAGCACCTAGCACAACACCGGTCACCAAAGCTCAGTTCTTCACACGTATGAGTCAAGATAGTCGAATCCGCGGATCATCCTGTACTGCAACAGGCTGGCATAGACGCGGTCGCACACTCCGATGAACAGGGACTCGTCGTCCGGGCTGAGCGTGATCCCGGACACCTCACCAAAGAAGTCGATCTCCTGCCGTTTCTTGTAGTCCGCAGCCACACTGTACACATGGACGAAGTCGGCAGGCTCCGAGAACACCAGGAACCGCCCGTCGGAGGAGTAGCGGATGCACCGGATCGCGCCGATGTTGCCCCGCAGTACTGCAAGTGAGGTCGACAAGTTGCGGGTGTCCCAGATGCGGCAGGTTTTGTCCTGGTTCCCGGTCGCGAATGTCCGGCTGTCCGGGTGCCATGCCGTAGCAAATGAGTAGTCCAGATGGCCAACTAGGGTAGAGGTTACCTGCAAAACACATCaattccacatttcacttctcatGTCTGTTCAGTTAGTAAACAAAGAACGATTGTAAAGCTCTAAATTATATTTTGCTGTTACGGTGGTAAAACTAGATATGAGCAAGGAAAATTATTAGAAACTCCACTCGGTACCTCTTTCTCTAAGTTAGTCCCTGGTTTCTAAAACTGTAGTTTCTTGATACTATGGTCCTTGAAAATGACTTCAAAACAAGCCCTGAACAAATGGCCTACTGTACCGaggaacgttttgaaaaaaggtCATGGACAATAGATGTTACAATGTCAATATTTTTTTTTATAAAGAACCTCACAATATTGATGCAACGAAAGAATGGCCGTAATAGTAGTAAATTATGAGTAAAAGCCAAAATTAATAGACCGAAAAAACCTGAAATAATAAGCAAAAAAAAGTACCTTTCCATTTCGTGAATCCACAAGAAGAGCATCTCGATCATCTCCAACCACAGCCAAAAGTTTCTTATCTGGGCTCACGGATGTGTGCTGTTGTTATGGAAGCAACCGATGAATGTCAAATATGGATGGAAGAACCAAAACAGTAGAGTGAATCCTAATGTGGTAGAAATTACATTAACCGGCCAGTTATATCGGTAGTGGTTCACGAGCTGATATCTCTCCATATCATATTCACGAACACCACAATCGTTGTTAGATACTGTAATGTGCAGGCTTCCACTGCAAAGTAATTTGGAGACCTTGAGATTTTAACGACAATGTACATCTTCAGATAGGTTCTGGACAAGTTAGTTTCTCACCTTATCGATCTGTGTATATCTATGGCATTTGTTATGGCATTGTCACTCAAAGTTGTCCTCATACAGAATTTTACACTACAGCCTTCCACATCCTGTTACAACATTAAAAAAAGCTGTTGAGCATGCAAGCAAAACTTTCAATGAACTGCTTATTCTCACAACACAAAGCTTACAGAAGCAAAATAAGAAAGCATGGTGGTGATGAATACATCATCGCATGCAGTAAAATGATTATTCCATTTTAGATCTTTGTCATAAGTAATATAATACCAAGTAAAATAATAAACAAAGGGAGACTGAAATGAAATGAATATCTACAGCTACATTCTATGGGTGAATAAAATAGCCGAACCAAAGTTACAACTAAGTCTTCATTAGTGGCTTACTTTGCCAATTAGTTCTCCTTGAAAACCGCCAGCTACCACCAAACCCTCATTCACAGCAAGTGTGCTAACTTGAACACCAGAGAAACCTTCTAGTAAACTGCCAGGATACTTCTGTGAGGAGGAAAAGTGCATTAACAATGAGACCTATTTGATTTTTAGACGAGAACATAAAAAATGGAAGCAGGAAAGTATAAGGGGAATACCTCCGCTGGAGCAACATGCCCAGAGAAGTCAAGAACCTCTGATAATTTGTGAGACAATGATGACCAGTGGCTTACTGTGGAATTTGACATAAAATAGACATCATGCTTCGATGTTGCCCATAACAAATTCCTAAGCTACAGAAGCAATAGTTAGTAAGTATTGTTCAGCTTTGGGAGTCATATGACAAGATTAGAATGCAGACAAACACATTACGTAACTAATTTCCATTTCATAGCAGAGAATAAAGCTCATCCTAACGCAAAGGAACACATCTTAactctttttttttctcgaacgcgcaggagaatggcgcatcattatattaagaagaagagaGGTCTGAAATAGACCAACAATCACCAACACAATACAAGAGGATGAAAACAAAGAAACATAAAAACTGCCATAAGAAAGAACTATCCTACAACTATCAAAACATTTATTTTAAAACAAGTAGCAATGTTCTTCAATTGCTaatattcctcatcttggtcatGAATGTGCTGAACTACATGATCGAATATGCCTCAAGGGAACATTTGTTGCAGCCGTTGGACATACACCAGGTTCGGCATCGAGTCTCTTTTTATGCTGATGATGCAGTGATGTTTCTAAGACCAGCAAGAAATGATTTTTTGGTAGCTAGGAAGATACTTGAGCTGTTTGGTCATGCTTCTGGGCTCCAAACCAATCTAGCCAAAAGCTCGGTTTCTCCCATTCATTGCTCTGATAATGTAATGGCCACCACTTCTGAGATTTTGTCCTGTTCCATTAAGGAATTTCCGTGCAAATATCTTGGGCTGCCACTCACAATTGGTAAACCcactaaagatgtgttgctgcctaTAGTTGACAAGGTTGCAGATTATCTACCAGGTTGGAAAGCATCCTTATTGAATAAAGCAGGAAGATTGGTTTTGGTTCGTGCAGTTTTGACTGCTGCTCCTATTTACCTTCTAATTGCTATGGACTTGCCTAAATGGGTCCTGAAAGCTATTGATAAAAGAAGACGGGGATTCCTTTGGAAGGGACAAGAGAAAGCTAACGGGGGCAACTGTCTAGTAGCTTGAGAGAAGGTACAGAGGCCCCTT
It encodes:
- the LOC100191443 gene encoding uncharacterized protein LOC100191443, with product MAASARDSADAAERVVDDHDGWASDAEMDVEMDVVEGDADRRDGGADGDDEYLLLTRIRDTSAAEARAGKDIQGIPWERIHIARQDYRKARLEQYKNYENFPQSGELMDKLCKQVEKSSKYYEFQHNTRSVKPSILHFQLRNLLWATSKHDVYFMSNSTVSHWSSLSHKLSEVLDFSGHVAPAEKYPGSLLEGFSGVQVSTLAVNEGLVVAGGFQGELIGKDVEGCSVKFCMRTTLSDNAITNAIDIHRSISGSLHITVSNNDCGVREYDMERYQLVNHYRYNWPVNHTSVSPDKKLLAVVGDDRDALLVDSRNGKVTSTLVGHLDYSFATAWHPDSRTFATGNQDKTCRIWDTRNLSTSLAVLRGNIGAIRCIRYSSDGRFLVFSEPADFVHVYSVAADYKKRQEIDFFGEVSGITLSPDDESLFIGVCDRVYASLLQYRMIRGFDYLDSYV
- the LOC100281980 gene encoding 40S ribosomal protein S30 → MGKVHGSLARAGKVRGQTPKVAKQDKKKKPRGRAYKRMQYNRRFVTAVVGFGKKRGPNSSEK